Proteins encoded together in one Impatiens glandulifera chromosome 1, dImpGla2.1, whole genome shotgun sequence window:
- the LOC124919370 gene encoding UPF0496 protein At4g34320-like yields the protein MGCQISKTAAEAEINVGTGAISQTQMQNANLDPIQLSLTSYEDACRLDSDLQSFDSVLQQRTDRVITILAANGLERNLSMNAFGEVTRFLNEMNQDTVDFILAYKKDIWKDNGMCDLVQEYFDCSLLTLDFCTSLQSCLKRARNSQLMINFALNMFESEKICDGGKNYERTLQELRNFSAAANPFDDEFLSLLQSLPMKQRSLLQKLQRTKTILDAKLKSAKTWKRVSNVIFATVFAGVIVFSIVATAISAPPVVIALAGAAAVPLGTMGKWLNSLWTKYQKELKEQRVIVTTMETGTFLAIRDLEGIRIHVHRLEIKIEALLQNADFAVREEDEAVMVAVEEMKKMIDGFIQAIDDLTKSADKTRSDLTMARTVIVKKIIRQTSDH from the coding sequence ATGGGTTGTCAAATTAGCAAGACGGCTGCTGAGGCTGAAATCAATGTCGGCACTGGTGCTATCTCACAAACCCAGATGCAAAATGCCAATTTGGATCCAATCCAATTGTCTCTAACAAGCTACGAAGACGCCTGTCGTCTCGATTCCGATCTCCAAAGCTTCGATTCCGTCCTTCAGCAAAGAACAGACCGAGTCATCACCATCCTCGCCGCCAATGGTCTTGAACGTAACCTATCTATGAACGCCTTCGGAGAAGTCACACGTTTTCTTAACGAAATGAATCAGGATACTGTTGATTTCATTCTTGCATACAAGAAAGATATATGGAAAGACAACGGTATGTGTGATCTCGTTCAGGAATACTTCGATTGTAGCCTTCTTACATTGGATTTCTGTACTTCATTACAAAGCTGCCTGAAACGAGCACGTAACAGTCAATTGATGATCAATTTCGCTTTAAACATGTTCGAATCTGAGAAAATCTGCGATGGTGGAAAGAATTATGAACGAACATTGCAGGAATTGAGGAATTTCAGTGCCGCCGCTAACCCTTTTGATGACGAGTTTCTTTCTCTGTTACAATCTCTCCCCATGAAACAAAGATCATTGTTACAGAAACTTCAACGGACAAAAACGATTCTTGATGCGAAATTGAAATCTGCAAAAACATGGAAGAGGGTTTCAAATGTGATTTTCGCTACCGTGTTTGCTGGCGTTATAGTCTTCTCGATTGTGGCGACAGCGATTTCAGCACCGCCTGTTGTTATTGCTTTGGCCGGAGCAGCTGCTGTTCCATTGGGGACGATGGGGAAATGGTTGAATTCACTCTGGACAAAATACCAGAAGGAATTAAAAGAACAAAGGGTAATTGTTACAACAATGGAAACGGGGACTTTTTTAGCGATTAGAGATTTGGAAGGGATTCGGATTCATGTTCATAGATTGGAGATCAAGATTGAGGCTTTGTTACAGAATGCTGATTTTGCAGTTAGAGAAGAAGATGAGGCAGTGATGGTTGCTGttgaagagatgaagaagatgattgaTGGGTTTATTCAGGCTATTGATGATCTAACTAAGAGTGCTGATAAGACTAGGAGCGATTTAACGATGGCAAGAACTGTGATCGTGAAAAAAATCATCCGTCAGACGTCTGATCATTGA